Proteins from a single region of Desulfolutivibrio sulfoxidireducens:
- a CDS encoding IS5 family transposase, whose translation MNERNSKKPGIADYVVSRRRHKECFLDEIDRLIDWKPFEKLLRKKLSRVANAVGNPAYAPLPMFKILLLQRWYNLSDAAVEECLYDRLSFVRFVRLSLDHDQVPDSSTICRFRQSLLEKNVLKRLLDKLNHQLQRRGILVREGAIVDASVITSSRRPLKVIDILPEDREEDDDEASDVTISYSDDADAAWLRKGNRAYYGYKVHAATDSRDGFLLGGHVTPANHSDTQEFVDILDEIGPMPGGRIYADKGYSSQLNRHVLQARGLADGIMHKAARNRALNPAEKAANRQVSSVRSKVERAFGTLKRGYGFFRTRYLGVPKVELEFLLNAMAFNLKKAALKAAC comes from the coding sequence ATGAACGAGCGCAATTCCAAAAAGCCCGGCATTGCCGACTACGTCGTGTCCCGTCGCAGGCACAAGGAATGCTTCCTGGACGAAATAGATCGCCTCATTGACTGGAAGCCGTTTGAGAAGCTTCTTCGGAAAAAGCTTAGCCGGGTTGCCAATGCCGTTGGCAATCCCGCCTATGCGCCGTTGCCGATGTTTAAAATCCTTCTGCTCCAGAGGTGGTACAACCTGAGCGATGCGGCGGTGGAAGAATGCTTGTACGATCGGTTGTCCTTTGTCCGGTTCGTGCGCCTCTCCCTTGATCATGACCAAGTGCCCGATTCCTCGACCATTTGCCGGTTTCGGCAGAGCCTGCTTGAAAAAAACGTCTTGAAGCGGCTTCTGGACAAACTCAACCATCAACTCCAGCGGCGCGGCATACTGGTACGTGAAGGAGCCATCGTGGACGCGAGCGTCATCACCTCCTCGCGCCGCCCCCTCAAGGTGATCGATATTCTTCCCGAAGACCGCGAGGAAGATGACGACGAGGCGTCGGACGTAACCATCAGCTACTCCGATGACGCCGATGCGGCCTGGTTGCGCAAAGGGAACCGGGCATATTACGGCTACAAAGTCCATGCGGCCACGGACAGCCGGGACGGCTTTCTCCTTGGCGGCCATGTCACGCCGGCCAACCATTCGGATACGCAGGAATTCGTGGATATTCTGGATGAGATTGGCCCCATGCCAGGGGGCCGCATCTACGCAGACAAGGGATACAGCAGCCAGTTGAACAGGCATGTGCTCCAAGCCCGGGGACTTGCTGACGGCATCATGCATAAGGCCGCTCGCAACCGTGCGCTGAACCCCGCCGAAAAAGCGGCAAACCGCCAAGTCAGCAGTGTCCGGTCGAAGGTGGAACGGGCTTTCGGAACGCTCAAGCGAGGTTATGGATTCTTCCGGACGCGTTACCTTGGGGTGCCCAAGGTCGAGCTTGAATTTTTACTCAACGCCATGGCCTTCAACCTAAAAAAGGCGGCGCTCAAAGCGGCATGCTGA
- a CDS encoding IS5 family transposase (programmed frameshift) → MSIKSWEVSDAFWEIVEPLIPRPKRDGEKQYKRKVGGGRKPIAARTVFSAIVYVLRTGIQWKALPKEVFGSPSAIHRYFREWEQAGFFLELWQRGLSEYDDMEGIAWEWQSIDGCMNKAPMAKENSGRNPTDRGKKRGTKRHILVDGRGVPLSVVVTGANRHDVSQLKAVLANKIAEPIMDAESENLCADAGYAGEAPCKEMLAAGYKPHVRPRGEEQREKLENPSFKARRWVVEACHSWFNRFRKLTIRYEKLGATHLALIHLAAAIIALRKIKTKIIYG, encoded by the exons ATGAGCATAAAATCATGGGAAGTGTCGGACGCGTTTTGGGAGATAGTTGAGCCTTTGATCCCCAGGCCAAAGAGAGACGGTGAAAAGCAATATAAACGGAAGGTTGGAGGAGGCAGAAAGCCAATTGCGGCACGCACTGTCTTTTCCGCTATTGTGTATGTGTTGCGGACCGGCATTCAATGGAAGGCGTTACCCAAAGAAGTTTTTGGCAGTCCGAGCGCAATTCACCGGTATTTCAGAGAATGGGAACAAGCGGGCTTCTTTCTGGAACTTTGGCAGAGAGGCTTGTCCGAGTATGACGACATGGAAGGAATCGCCTGGGAATGGCAATCCATAGATGGCTGCATGAACAAAGCTCCAATGGCCAAAGAGAATTCCGGGAGAAATCCAACGGATCGAGGGAAAAAAAG AGGAACAAAGCGCCATATCCTTGTGGACGGGCGTGGCGTCCCGTTATCGGTCGTCGTCACCGGGGCCAACCGGCATGACGTCAGTCAGCTGAAAGCAGTTTTGGCAAACAAGATTGCGGAGCCGATCATGGACGCCGAGTCTGAAAACCTATGCGCGGATGCTGGATATGCGGGAGAAGCTCCTTGCAAAGAAATGCTCGCGGCCGGATACAAACCACATGTGCGCCCTCGCGGCGAAGAACAGCGAGAAAAGCTTGAAAACCCTTCTTTCAAAGCACGACGGTGGGTCGTTGAGGCCTGCCACTCTTGGTTCAATCGGTTTCGCAAGTTGACGATTCGGTATGAAAAGCTCGGGGCAACCCATTTAGCATTGATCCACTTGGCGGCGGCGATCATTGCATTACGGAAGATAAAAACCAAAATTATTTATGGATAA
- a CDS encoding response regulator: MDDLPANLRQLCEILERSGYRVMPAQDGMSALNAARTSPPDLILLDVRMPGMDGFEVCGCLKKEAALKDIPVIFISALGDTADKIKGFQAGGVDYITKPFQHEEVLARVKAHLGLMRCMVSLQRSRDMLGERVRQRTADLEQASATLRESEEMFRTVADFTYDWEYWIGPDNRLVWVSPSSELVTGYTAEAFVSDPDLLRRIVHPEDRAIFDKHSRASEADSNAACNMDFRIVHLSGKHVWINHHCVAIARDDGTPLGRRASNRDITDRKQAEDKLTVELAINKAMSELSGALIAKATTFPDIADTTLYFSKLLTGSVHGFVGVIDPRTGDLVCYTLTPMMGKECRVEEGQARVTFPPGPDGRYPSLWGQALNSCCPFYTNAPAAHPSSTGIPGGHIHLRNFLAVPALIGDMLIGLIALANTPDGYTDRNMEAVSHLAGLYAVAIDRQRTMEALWTGERQIRGLFNAATDSVLLIDATGAILAVNEWGAKRRGLEPQDMVGNNLDDFLPPDIAACRREGMKESARTGHCVDSEEIHEGRWYHVRIFPILDDAGKAVQFAIFSRDVTEKVMAEKALRDALAQAKELAVKAEAANKAKSEFLANMSHEIRTPLNGIMGMLQVLQDTPLSGEQSEYLLHAIMASKRLTRLLSDILDLSAIESGRLAILAAPFDIHEISRSINDLFALEAGAKGLTLTCRIDHGMPSELVGDEARLRQILFNLVGNAVKFTARGGVEIGIAPVSPPGELPCRVLFSITDTGIGIPDDRLSDIFEPFTQVEGSYLRRYQGGGLGLAIVRRLTRLMGGEICIESEEGAGTSAHVVLPFGARTQSRGMVDIAAGAESARGGGRARILLVEDEAVNLLSMNILLERAGYAVTTARDGRQALECLRQGDFELIVMDVQMPVMDGVEATRIIRGAPEFTAKSHIPIIALTAYAMDGDRERFLAAGMDDYIAKPVDMAALKDVIMRATAKSRGATI, from the coding sequence GTGGACGACTTGCCCGCCAATCTCAGGCAGTTGTGCGAGATACTCGAACGGTCCGGGTACCGGGTGATGCCGGCCCAGGACGGGATGTCAGCCCTGAACGCGGCCAGGACATCTCCGCCCGATCTGATCCTGCTCGACGTGCGGATGCCGGGCATGGACGGATTCGAGGTCTGCGGCTGCCTCAAGAAAGAAGCCGCGCTCAAGGATATCCCCGTGATCTTCATCAGCGCCCTTGGGGATACGGCCGACAAAATAAAGGGCTTCCAGGCCGGAGGGGTCGACTACATCACCAAGCCCTTCCAGCATGAGGAAGTGCTGGCCCGGGTCAAGGCCCATCTCGGACTGATGCGGTGCATGGTCTCCCTGCAGCGCTCGCGGGACATGCTGGGCGAGCGGGTGCGGCAGCGCACCGCCGATCTCGAGCAAGCCAGCGCCACCCTGAGGGAGAGCGAAGAGATGTTCCGGACCGTGGCCGATTTCACCTATGACTGGGAGTACTGGATCGGCCCGGACAACCGGCTGGTCTGGGTCTCTCCCTCCAGCGAATTGGTCACCGGATACACGGCCGAGGCGTTCGTTTCCGACCCGGATCTCTTGCGGCGGATCGTGCATCCGGAAGACAGGGCCATTTTCGACAAGCATTCGCGGGCCAGCGAGGCGGACAGCAACGCAGCCTGCAACATGGATTTCCGCATCGTGCACCTGTCGGGAAAACACGTCTGGATCAACCACCACTGCGTGGCCATCGCCAGGGACGACGGCACCCCGCTGGGAAGGCGGGCCAGCAACCGGGACATCACCGACCGCAAGCAGGCCGAAGACAAGCTGACCGTGGAGTTGGCCATCAACAAGGCCATGTCCGAACTGTCGGGGGCCTTGATCGCCAAGGCCACGACGTTCCCGGACATCGCGGACACCACCCTGTACTTCTCCAAGCTTTTGACCGGCAGCGTTCATGGTTTCGTCGGGGTGATCGACCCGAGGACCGGCGATCTTGTGTGTTACACCCTGACGCCGATGATGGGGAAGGAATGCCGGGTAGAGGAAGGACAAGCGCGGGTCACCTTTCCCCCCGGCCCGGACGGACGGTATCCGAGCCTTTGGGGGCAGGCCCTCAACTCATGCTGTCCCTTCTACACCAACGCTCCCGCGGCGCACCCATCGTCCACCGGTATCCCGGGCGGACATATCCATCTGCGCAACTTTCTCGCCGTCCCGGCGCTGATCGGGGACATGTTGATCGGCCTGATCGCGCTCGCCAACACGCCGGACGGGTATACGGACAGGAATATGGAAGCCGTTTCGCACCTGGCTGGCCTTTACGCCGTGGCCATTGACCGCCAGAGGACGATGGAGGCCCTCTGGACGGGCGAACGGCAAATCAGGGGCCTGTTCAACGCCGCCACGGACTCGGTGTTGCTTATAGATGCCACGGGCGCCATCCTGGCCGTCAACGAATGGGGGGCCAAGCGGCGCGGCCTCGAGCCCCAGGACATGGTCGGCAACAACCTTGACGACTTTCTGCCCCCCGACATCGCCGCCTGTCGCCGGGAAGGCATGAAAGAAAGCGCCCGCACCGGGCATTGCGTCGATAGCGAGGAGATACACGAAGGCAGGTGGTACCATGTCAGGATTTTCCCCATCCTTGACGACGCGGGCAAGGCCGTCCAGTTCGCCATCTTTTCGAGGGACGTCACCGAGAAGGTCATGGCCGAAAAGGCGTTGCGCGACGCATTGGCCCAAGCCAAGGAACTGGCGGTCAAGGCCGAGGCCGCGAACAAGGCCAAAAGCGAATTTTTGGCCAACATGAGCCATGAGATACGCACCCCGCTCAACGGCATCATGGGTATGCTCCAGGTATTGCAGGACACGCCCTTAAGCGGGGAACAAAGCGAGTATCTCCTCCACGCCATCATGGCCTCAAAACGGTTGACCCGCCTTTTAAGCGACATTCTGGATCTTTCGGCCATCGAGTCGGGCCGGCTGGCCATTCTGGCGGCCCCCTTCGACATCCACGAGATAAGCCGATCGATCAACGACCTCTTCGCCTTGGAGGCCGGCGCCAAAGGGCTGACGCTCACGTGCCGCATCGACCACGGCATGCCGTCCGAACTTGTCGGTGACGAGGCCCGGCTGCGGCAAATCCTTTTCAACCTCGTGGGCAACGCGGTGAAGTTCACCGCGCGGGGCGGCGTCGAGATCGGCATAGCCCCGGTTTCCCCACCCGGGGAACTCCCCTGTCGGGTCCTCTTCTCCATAACCGACACCGGGATCGGCATCCCCGATGACAGGCTGTCGGATATCTTCGAGCCATTCACCCAGGTCGAGGGGTCTTACCTCCGCCGTTATCAGGGGGGAGGCCTGGGGCTGGCCATCGTTCGCCGCCTGACCCGGCTCATGGGTGGAGAGATATGCATAGAGAGCGAGGAAGGGGCGGGCACCTCGGCGCACGTCGTCTTGCCGTTCGGCGCGCGGACGCAATCCCGCGGCATGGTGGATATCGCCGCTGGCGCCGAATCGGCCCGGGGCGGCGGCAGGGCGCGGATCCTTTTGGTCGAGGATGAGGCCGTCAACCTGTTGTCCATGAATATCCTGCTGGAAAGAGCCGGGTATGCTGTGACCACCGCCCGGGACGGCAGACAGGCCCTGGAATGCCTTCGTCAGGGTGATTTCGAGCTGATCGTCATGGATGTCCAGATGCCGGTCATGGATGGCGTCGAGGCGACGCGGATCATCCGCGGCGCTCCCGAATTCACGGCGAAGTCCCACATCCCGATCATCGCCTTGACCGCGTATGCCATGGATGGGGACAGGGAGAGATTCCTGGCCGCCGGAATGGACGACTACATCGCCAAACCGGTGGACATGGCGGCACTCAAGGACGTCATCATGAGGGCAACGGCCAAATCGCGCGGCGCAACCATATAA
- a CDS encoding ATP-binding protein — protein sequence MTSFIAVSRLRHIKTKAVVVSLFLIAIVGIAVYYMATEVHNSQSEDRLRDAMLEVRAFHRYIQNDMHPNYYRLMDEGRLPKGFYAPELLSSSYMARNFQKYYNDERVAIGLPEVQYKMAAEDPRNPVNKATEGEKELIKLFNEDQSRDHLRFVREENGRKYLVVAVPFLKNEARCLVCHGTPSQAPGQLQQLYDWSGGYNRKVGDISAIEVMKTPIQSQFGAPFYASISALVLSSVLAAVVIGGYLCRVQVKAATYNLKRQQELLIIEKEKAESANNAKSEFLANMSHEIRTPLNGVFGMLQLLQTTDASDEQKEYILSAMKSTKRLTRLLTDILDISRIEAGQMRLVESEIDVKKTKESIEEVFSMAASEKGVRLVFSRDDNVPDMLIGDEARLRQILFNLVGNAIKFTDEGSVLIHASVLPFSAGADVRVLVTVSDTGIGISDEDLRKIFEPFVQVEGSYTRRFQGAGLGLSIVRKLVDLMGGDVAIESELGKGTTVYLSLPFKKCQETISNSIGQIQGKDASKRRRLRVLFAEDDTVSLTTGKRLLEKAGYSVTPAKDGQEAVQLLTGNDFDVILMDIQMPAMDGLEATKAIREAKNLGMKSRIPIIAMTAYAMTGDKEKFLAAGMNDYVAKPVHNVALVEAIERVMGQKIA from the coding sequence GTGACCAGCTTTATTGCCGTAAGCAGATTGCGTCATATAAAGACAAAGGCTGTCGTGGTGTCTTTGTTTTTGATTGCGATCGTCGGCATAGCTGTTTATTATATGGCTACGGAGGTACACAATAGTCAGTCTGAGGATCGACTTCGGGACGCGATGCTGGAGGTCAGGGCATTTCATAGATATATACAGAACGATATGCATCCCAACTATTATAGGCTGATGGACGAGGGGAGGCTGCCAAAAGGTTTTTATGCACCAGAGTTGCTTTCTTCGTCATATATGGCCAGGAATTTTCAAAAATACTACAATGATGAGAGAGTCGCAATTGGCTTGCCGGAAGTACAGTACAAAATGGCTGCTGAAGACCCGAGAAATCCTGTCAATAAAGCTACAGAAGGGGAGAAAGAGCTCATAAAGTTGTTCAATGAGGACCAAAGTCGCGACCATCTCCGCTTCGTGCGAGAGGAAAACGGGAGAAAGTACCTTGTCGTTGCCGTGCCATTTTTGAAAAATGAAGCCAGATGCCTTGTTTGCCATGGAACTCCTTCTCAGGCCCCAGGTCAACTCCAACAATTGTATGATTGGTCAGGTGGTTATAATAGGAAAGTCGGAGATATATCGGCGATAGAAGTTATGAAAACTCCAATACAATCACAGTTTGGAGCGCCATTCTATGCTTCGATATCAGCCTTGGTATTGTCTTCAGTGCTGGCTGCCGTAGTCATCGGCGGTTATTTATGCAGAGTTCAAGTCAAGGCTGCTACATATAATCTTAAGAGACAACAAGAATTACTGATCATTGAAAAAGAGAAGGCTGAATCTGCCAATAACGCCAAGTCAGAATTTCTTGCAAATATGAGTCATGAGATCAGAACGCCACTCAATGGAGTGTTCGGCATGCTGCAGCTTCTCCAGACGACCGATGCGAGCGATGAGCAAAAGGAATATATTCTGAGTGCGATGAAGTCCACAAAAAGACTTACTCGATTGCTTACCGACATCCTTGATATTTCAAGAATTGAAGCTGGCCAGATGCGGTTGGTGGAGTCTGAAATTGATGTCAAGAAAACAAAGGAGTCGATTGAGGAAGTTTTTTCCATGGCGGCCAGTGAGAAAGGCGTTCGCCTGGTGTTTTCACGCGATGACAATGTTCCGGATATGCTGATTGGAGATGAGGCCCGCCTACGCCAGATTCTCTTTAATCTTGTCGGGAATGCTATTAAATTTACCGATGAGGGGTCGGTTCTGATTCATGCGTCTGTTCTCCCGTTTTCCGCGGGCGCGGATGTTCGTGTTTTGGTGACTGTGAGTGATACGGGAATTGGAATTTCAGATGAAGACCTCAGAAAAATATTTGAACCTTTTGTGCAGGTTGAGGGGTCATATACAAGGCGATTTCAGGGTGCGGGCCTGGGTCTCTCCATAGTGCGCAAGCTTGTGGATCTTATGGGTGGAGACGTTGCAATTGAAAGTGAGCTGGGAAAAGGGACAACTGTTTATCTTTCGTTGCCTTTTAAAAAATGCCAAGAAACAATCAGCAATTCTATCGGACAAATCCAGGGCAAGGATGCATCGAAACGAAGGCGGTTGCGTGTTCTTTTCGCGGAGGATGATACCGTAAGTCTCACCACGGGCAAACGACTGCTCGAAAAAGCCGGGTACTCGGTCACGCCCGCCAAGGATGGTCAGGAAGCGGTTCAACTTCTCACCGGGAACGATTTCGACGTGATCCTCATGGACATCCAGATGCCTGCCATGGATGGCCTGGAGGCGACCAAAGCCATCCGAGAGGCGAAAAATCTCGGCATGAAGTCACGTATCCCGATCATCGCCATGACCGCTTACGCCATGACGGGAGACAAGGAGAAATTTCTTGCCGCTGGTATGAACGACTACGTTGCGAAGCCGGTGCACAACGTGGCCCTGGTGGAGGCGATTGAGAGGGTGATGGGACAAAAGATCGCTTGA